In one Myxocyprinus asiaticus isolate MX2 ecotype Aquarium Trade chromosome 1, UBuf_Myxa_2, whole genome shotgun sequence genomic region, the following are encoded:
- the LOC127445999 gene encoding ras-like protein family member 11A-like: MRPIFEQPGTMSSGSSNFLLVPIPEYPVLDCVPNKNVKIVVLGASNVGKTALIVRFLTKRFIGDYEANTGALYSRKIHLDGEQVSLQVQDTPCVSIQDDAEGLYCQEQINRSIYWADGYVLVFSITDLKSYHTIQPLYQHVRRIHPSGNIPVIIVGNKSDLLRARQVPDHEGKALADELGGPYFEASARENHESVQAAFLHLCHEVSRALGGGNGEKRKGGLHLARPKSPNMQELKRRFRQVLSSKVKSATAL, from the exons ATGCGTCCAATTTTCGAACAGCCAGGAACAATGAGCAGTGGTTCTAGCAACTTTCTGCTCGTTCCTATACCGGAGTACCCTGTATTAGACTGTGTGCCCAACAAAAACGTTAAAATAGTTGTTCTTGGAGCAAGCAACGTCGGAAAAACAG CTCTGATTGTAAGATTTCTTACCAAGAGATTCATAGGAGACTATGAAGCCAACACAG GAGCCTTGTATTCAAGGAAGATTCATTTGGATGGGGAGCAAGTTTCTTTACAAGTGCAGGACACGCCATGTGTCTCAATACAG GATGATGCAGAGGGTCTTTATTGTCAAGAGCAGATCAACCGCTCCATATACTGGGCAGATGGGTATGTGCTTGTCTTCTCCATCACTGACCTCAAAAGCTACCACACCATCCAGCCACTCTACCAACATGTGCGACGAATCCACCCCAGTGGCAACATACCTGTCATCATTGTGGGCAACAAAAGCGACTTGCTGCGTGCCCGGCAGGTCCCGGATCACGAAGGTAAGGCGCTTGCTGATGAATTGGGAGGGCCATACTTTGAGGCTTCGGCCAGGGAGAACCATGAGAGCGTCCAGGCTGCTTTTCTGCATCTATGTCACGAGGTGAGCCGAGCACTGGGAGGAGGAAATGGGGAGAAGAGGAAAGGAGGACTACACCTTGCCAGACCAAAGAGCCCGAACATGCAAGAGTTGAAGAGAAGGTTCCGGCAAGTTCTGTCATCCAAA